In a single window of the Centropristis striata isolate RG_2023a ecotype Rhode Island chromosome 18, C.striata_1.0, whole genome shotgun sequence genome:
- the clec11a gene encoding C-type lectin domain family 11 member A: MGPAATSLALLCLCSLGVCVPTGTDDATQASLSEVKKARGDVPDILPEPEPEPEPTSPLSDFENSYNYVLSRLAGMDQAIHKLNVGHYTLDVKVSQLMDRLIRMDSKVGELEDTIREVYQHSKDNRKQMGRLEGCQKGHRMGYKCYLVYNSHEDYAGAARKCIERGGRMAMPRDRKEQEALADYVKSFFHPGNWPVWLGINDLRSEGMYLFDDGTRVTYFQWRKHFLSSQPDGGKRENCVAMSSDDGDWWDHYCDRTMNYLCEFDDRVGL; this comes from the exons ATGGGACCGGCTGCCACCTCGCTCGCTCTCCTGTGTTTATGttctctgggtgtgtgtgttcctaCAGGGACGGACGACGCAACACAG GCATCCCTGTCAGAGGTGAAGAAGGCGAGAGGGGACGTTCCTGATATTCTTCCAGAgcctgaaccagaaccagaaccaacCAGCCCATTGTCGGACTTTGAAAACTCATACAACTATGTCT TGTCCAGACTGGCCGGGATGGACCAGGCCATCCACAAGCTGAATGTTGGTCACTACACTCTGGATGTTAAAGTCAGCCAGTTAATGGACCGTCTGATCAGGATGGACT CTAAAGTCGGGGAGCTGGAGGACACCATCCGAGAGGTCTACCAGCACAGTAAAGACAACCGCAAGCAGATGGGAAGACTGGAAG GCTGCCAGAAGGGACACAGGATGGGTTACAAGTGTTATCTTGTGTACAACAGCCATGAGGACTACGCCGGAGCGGCCCGGAAGTGCATAGAACGCGGCGGCCGCATGGCGATGCCCCGCGACCGCAAGGAGCAGGAGGCCCTCGCCGACTACGTCAAGTCCTTCTTCCACCCGGGGAACTGGCCCGTCTGGCTGGGCATCAACGACCTGCGATCAGAGGGCATGTACCTCTTCGATGACGGGACTCGGGTCACGTACTTCCAGTGGCGCAAACACTTCCTGTCCAGCCAGCCGGACGGCGGGAAGCGGGAGAACTGTGTGGCGATGTCGTCAGACGATGGAGACTGGTGGGACCACTACTGCGATCGGACCATGAACTATCTGTGCGAGTTTGACGACAGGGTGGGACTTTAA